In Legionella spiritensis, the following proteins share a genomic window:
- a CDS encoding class I SAM-dependent methyltransferase, whose product MNAMTSLQTLLRQRHEIPFAEFMQHALYAPDGGYYTSGLQKFGPEGDFITAPELTPLFGQTLAQQCLQLFTTINDPVVFEFGAGSGRLCVDLLAQLERLQSLPTHYDILEVSGHLRHRQQALVEQEIPHLANRVRWLDRWPKKPFCGVMIANEILDAMPVHRFMQTTSGLCESMVTLNSAGELQERFKPCTNQRLLDYIQRNLPSLPPSYQSEVNLFIDDWLQECGQILAQGAMLIFDYGFPRHEYYHPDRHQGTLMCHYHHQAHSNPLVHIGEQDITAHVDFTHVAEAGHAAGFHVSGYTNQASFLLANGLLSLLEAIEDKRTLFRAQQAVKRLIQPDEMGELFKVIALTKQIDVPLQGFQWHDKRASL is encoded by the coding sequence ATGAACGCTATGACGTCCTTACAAACACTGCTCAGGCAGCGCCATGAAATCCCTTTTGCAGAATTCATGCAACACGCCTTGTACGCCCCTGACGGTGGTTATTATACTTCGGGACTGCAGAAATTCGGCCCCGAGGGGGATTTTATCACAGCCCCGGAATTAACACCGCTTTTCGGCCAGACCCTGGCGCAACAATGCCTGCAACTGTTCACGACCATCAATGACCCTGTTGTGTTTGAATTTGGTGCCGGTTCCGGCCGCCTGTGTGTGGATTTGCTCGCTCAACTGGAGCGCCTGCAATCCCTGCCGACACACTATGATATCCTGGAGGTCAGCGGCCATCTTCGTCATCGTCAACAGGCACTGGTCGAGCAGGAAATTCCTCATCTGGCTAACCGGGTACGCTGGCTGGATCGCTGGCCAAAAAAACCGTTTTGCGGCGTGATGATCGCCAACGAAATCCTGGACGCCATGCCGGTACACCGTTTTATGCAGACAACATCCGGACTCTGCGAGAGCATGGTGACGTTAAATTCCGCGGGGGAATTACAGGAGCGGTTTAAACCGTGTACCAATCAGCGCCTGCTGGATTACATACAAAGGAACCTGCCGTCCCTGCCGCCGTCCTACCAGTCGGAAGTCAATCTGTTTATTGACGACTGGCTTCAGGAGTGCGGTCAAATACTGGCGCAAGGTGCCATGCTGATTTTCGATTATGGTTTCCCACGCCATGAATACTATCATCCTGACAGGCATCAAGGCACCTTGATGTGCCATTATCATCACCAGGCCCATAGCAATCCTTTGGTGCATATCGGCGAACAGGATATCACCGCCCACGTCGATTTTACCCACGTTGCCGAAGCGGGGCATGCCGCCGGCTTTCATGTAAGCGGCTATACCAATCAAGCCTCTTTTTTGCTGGCGAACGGTTTGCTAAGCTTACTGGAAGCAATTGAGGACAAACGTACGCTGTTTCGCGCCCAACAGGCCGTCAAACGATTGATCCAGCCCGATGAAATGGGCGAACTCTTCAAGGTTATAGCCCTGACCAAACAGATAGACGTTCCTCTGCAAGGTTTTCAATGGCATGATAAACGAGCGAGTTTATGA
- a CDS encoding 6-pyruvoyl trahydropterin synthase family protein has protein sequence MSRYLTTVELQKESMKFSAGHTTLFSATEREPLHGHMYTVYLALTTWVEENGMTFDYRYYKDRIHQLCRHLNQTFLMPKFSPFLTFAEDDTYYYFTFNHKKIPFLKEDVTIMPLTNITVEELSRWFVEELIKDREELIRHRIEKIVIKVFSAPGQSASHQWLRPQESGQE, from the coding sequence ATGAGCAGATATTTAACAACCGTGGAATTACAAAAAGAATCGATGAAATTTTCCGCGGGCCACACCACCCTGTTTTCCGCAACCGAGCGCGAACCTCTGCACGGCCATATGTATACCGTCTATCTGGCATTGACGACCTGGGTGGAAGAAAACGGCATGACGTTTGATTACCGTTACTACAAGGATCGGATCCATCAGTTATGCCGGCATCTCAATCAAACGTTTTTGATGCCAAAATTTTCGCCTTTCCTTACGTTTGCCGAAGACGACACGTATTATTATTTTACGTTCAACCATAAAAAAATTCCTTTTCTTAAAGAAGACGTGACCATCATGCCCCTCACCAATATTACGGTTGAGGAACTGTCGCGCTGGTTTGTGGAAGAATTAATCAAGGATCGCGAGGAATTAATACGACACCGCATTGAAAAAATTGTCATTAAAGTGTTTTCCGCCCCGGGGCAATCAGCCAGCCATCAATGGCTGCGCCCGCAAGAAAGCGGACAGGAGTAA
- a CDS encoding primosomal protein N': MNKIVRVCLPNTSRDYFDYLANDGTLPAIGARVAVPFRHKTRIGVVIAIDEQKGSDRALKTILTILDEQPLLSPSILQLGHWVSRYYQSPLSEVMSLMLPKKYRLGEAAQLPYCDYYQLAMPADTAHTLLSRQAGKQHALIDVLNQSSGAVTRKELTQAGFSAAQMNALLKLGVITHFRQADIPRHHRPSREQPLLLHEEQASAVATILGHGAAYHCFLLQGVTGSGKTEVYLQVIAGVLARERQVLILVPEIGLTPQLLARFQARFDQPMVVIHSGLNERERQQAWHLAQAGRVKLVIGTRAAVFTPMPALGLIVVDEEHDASLKQAEGVRYSARDTALMRAHQSDIPIILGSATPSLESLQNCRQGKYTLLRLRQKAINQNPLHIQIADMRNVLLQHGLAPVTLQAIATHLQNHNQVLVFINRRGFAPVLLCHQCGWMVDCRACDSHMTYHRRSQRVICHHCGLSTPVPALCQHCQSTELIPIGAGTQRLHDYLSEQFPETRVLRVDRDEVRGKHELDARLEQIHRGEAQLIVGTQMLAKGHHFPRLTLVVVVDADAGFYNQDFRALERLGQLLTQVAGRAGRADKDGQVIIQTHLPQHPLLNLLVQEGYDAFASALLDMRQQAALPPYHYLAVIRAQDKKAQSLLQFLHAIKDHLRNQPVQVLGPAPAPLARKAHQHRMQLLLKSPSRTTLQGTLTGLREWLTINKLTRNVRWNVDVDPMDLS, translated from the coding sequence ATGAATAAGATCGTTAGAGTATGCCTGCCAAACACCAGCCGCGACTATTTTGATTATCTGGCCAATGATGGCACACTTCCGGCCATAGGGGCGCGAGTCGCTGTGCCGTTTCGCCATAAAACACGAATCGGCGTGGTCATAGCCATTGATGAGCAAAAAGGCAGCGACCGCGCGCTAAAAACCATTCTCACGATCCTTGATGAACAGCCCCTGTTAAGTCCATCCATTCTGCAATTAGGTCATTGGGTGAGCCGTTATTATCAGTCACCGCTTTCGGAAGTGATGTCTCTGATGCTGCCCAAAAAATATCGTCTCGGGGAAGCGGCACAGCTACCTTACTGCGATTATTATCAACTGGCCATGCCAGCCGATACCGCCCACACCTTGCTTTCAAGGCAAGCCGGCAAACAACACGCGTTGATCGACGTTCTCAATCAATCGTCCGGGGCTGTAACCAGAAAAGAGCTGACTCAGGCGGGATTCAGCGCCGCACAGATGAACGCGTTACTGAAACTGGGCGTAATAACCCATTTCCGGCAGGCGGATATTCCGCGACACCATCGGCCATCCCGGGAACAACCGCTGTTGTTACACGAGGAGCAGGCGAGTGCCGTTGCAACCATTCTCGGGCATGGCGCCGCGTATCATTGTTTTTTATTACAAGGCGTGACCGGCAGCGGTAAAACCGAAGTGTACCTGCAGGTTATCGCCGGTGTTTTGGCTAGAGAGCGGCAAGTCCTGATTCTGGTTCCCGAGATTGGCTTGACGCCTCAGCTTCTGGCTCGTTTTCAGGCACGATTTGATCAGCCTATGGTCGTTATTCATTCCGGCTTGAATGAGCGGGAAAGGCAACAGGCCTGGCATCTGGCGCAAGCCGGTCGCGTGAAACTGGTGATCGGAACACGGGCCGCCGTGTTTACCCCCATGCCAGCGCTGGGTCTGATTGTTGTTGATGAGGAACACGACGCCTCCTTGAAACAAGCCGAGGGCGTTCGTTATTCCGCGCGTGATACCGCATTGATGCGCGCGCATCAGAGCGATATTCCTATCATCCTTGGTTCGGCAACCCCAAGCCTTGAAAGTCTGCAAAACTGCCGACAGGGAAAATATACCCTGTTACGTCTGCGCCAGAAAGCGATAAACCAGAATCCGCTTCATATCCAGATTGCGGACATGCGCAACGTCTTGCTTCAGCATGGCCTGGCACCGGTCACCCTGCAAGCCATCGCAACGCATCTGCAAAACCATAATCAGGTTCTGGTCTTTATTAACCGCCGCGGTTTCGCGCCGGTATTATTATGCCATCAATGCGGCTGGATGGTGGATTGCCGCGCCTGCGACAGCCACATGACCTATCATCGCCGCAGTCAGCGCGTTATTTGCCATCATTGCGGCCTGAGCACCCCGGTACCAGCCCTGTGCCAACACTGCCAAAGCACGGAATTAATTCCCATAGGAGCCGGCACGCAACGTCTGCACGACTATCTTTCCGAGCAGTTTCCGGAAACCCGGGTACTTCGTGTCGACAGGGATGAAGTGCGTGGGAAGCATGAACTTGACGCTCGTCTGGAACAGATCCACCGGGGCGAGGCGCAATTAATCGTGGGCACACAAATGCTCGCGAAAGGCCATCATTTCCCCAGACTGACTCTGGTAGTGGTTGTCGATGCCGACGCCGGCTTTTACAATCAGGATTTCCGCGCCCTCGAACGTCTCGGCCAGTTATTAACCCAGGTTGCAGGACGGGCGGGGCGGGCCGACAAGGACGGCCAGGTCATTATCCAAACCCATCTCCCGCAACATCCGCTGCTCAATCTGCTGGTGCAGGAAGGTTACGACGCGTTTGCCAGCGCGCTGCTTGACATGCGGCAACAAGCCGCCTTACCGCCTTATCACTACCTCGCGGTCATTCGCGCCCAGGATAAAAAAGCGCAGTCTTTGCTGCAATTTCTCCACGCCATCAAGGATCACCTGCGCAACCAGCCGGTTCAGGTGCTTGGGCCCGCTCCGGCGCCGCTGGCGCGCAAGGCTCATCAGCATCGCATGCAATTGCTGCTGAAATCGCCGTCGCGTACAACGCTACAGGGAACATTGACTGGATTACGAGAGTGGTTAACAATAAATAAATTAACCCGCAACGTCCGCTGGAACGTGGACGTTGATCCCATGGATCTGTCATGA
- a CDS encoding acyl-CoA thioesterase, whose translation MTEKKITIHQKTFAIEWGDMDALGHVNNTRYFDYFQQARIEWLENLHLDMKQPAGPVVIHVGCTFLKPVVYPATLTIKSSAHSLGRSSFIIDYDLYQSEQLVAQGTSKIVWVDYRKNQSVPVPDTIRKLFE comes from the coding sequence ATGACTGAAAAAAAAATCACGATTCACCAGAAAACCTTTGCAATTGAATGGGGTGATATGGACGCGCTTGGGCATGTCAATAACACGCGTTACTTTGATTATTTTCAACAGGCCCGGATCGAATGGCTGGAAAACCTCCATCTGGACATGAAGCAACCCGCAGGACCTGTAGTCATTCACGTGGGATGCACGTTTTTAAAACCGGTGGTTTATCCGGCTACCCTGACCATAAAAAGCAGCGCCCACAGCCTGGGACGCTCCAGTTTTATCATCGATTACGACTTGTATCAGAGCGAGCAGTTGGTGGCGCAAGGCACCTCAAAAATCGTCTGGGTGGATTACCGCAAAAATCAATCCGTACCGGTGCCTGATACCATTCGCAAGTTGTTTGAGTAA
- a CDS encoding class II glutamine amidotransferase, whose amino-acid sequence MCRLVAYLGDKVLLEEVLVKPANSIIMQSLHARETDVPTNGDGFGLGWYAHHISKEPALFKSISPAWNDQNLLHLTAKVESTCFFAHVRAASEGGVTHYNCHPFIHREWMLIHNGGIADFMPVKRHLRHLLDDDIYNWIKGETDSEHFFALFLQLAKEKDLSQLSVAADVFQATIEKVNALVAQFGTQDDSYFNICITDGRRLLATRYCSGKKTSPDSLHYFSGHCFTPNPLRNDIKENHSESHHAVLIASEKLTRLDAQWEDVPVNHMLLVDDDRRIQLRPL is encoded by the coding sequence ATGTGCCGTCTGGTTGCCTATCTTGGCGATAAAGTCCTGCTGGAAGAAGTGTTAGTCAAGCCGGCCAATTCCATCATTATGCAAAGTCTGCACGCGCGTGAAACCGATGTTCCGACTAATGGCGACGGTTTTGGCCTCGGCTGGTATGCCCATCATATCAGTAAGGAACCCGCCTTGTTCAAATCCATTTCTCCGGCCTGGAATGACCAGAATTTATTGCATTTGACCGCTAAAGTGGAATCCACCTGCTTTTTTGCCCATGTACGAGCCGCCAGCGAAGGCGGGGTGACCCATTATAATTGTCATCCTTTTATTCATCGTGAATGGATGTTAATCCATAATGGCGGGATTGCCGATTTCATGCCGGTTAAAAGACACTTAAGGCATTTGCTGGATGATGACATTTACAACTGGATCAAAGGGGAAACGGATTCGGAACATTTTTTTGCCTTGTTTCTGCAACTCGCCAAAGAGAAAGACTTGTCTCAGCTATCCGTCGCCGCCGATGTATTCCAGGCCACCATTGAAAAAGTCAACGCCCTGGTAGCACAATTTGGCACACAGGATGATTCCTATTTTAATATCTGCATTACTGACGGGCGTCGCCTGCTGGCCACCCGTTATTGTTCCGGTAAAAAAACATCGCCGGATTCGCTGCATTATTTTTCCGGCCACTGCTTTACACCGAATCCCCTGCGAAACGACATAAAGGAAAACCATTCGGAAAGTCATCACGCGGTGTTAATCGCCTCTGAAAAATTGACGCGATTGGATGCTCAATGGGAGGATGTGCCAGTCAATCATATGCTGCTTGTTGATGATGACAGACGGATCCAGCTTCGACCGCTGTAA